The genomic interval TGTctgtataaattaattatcaacttttaaagggaaattttatttttttaacatatataaaaaaatattaaaatatgaaaaaaaaagcaagaacATGTTATTATAGTCATTTCACTCTCTTGGTGGGCTGCAATAGGCTCCATTTTGTCAGGTCCATTAAACTATTAACACAGACTTTGGAACTGCTGTCACAAATTTTAGTCCAACAAAAATGTCAGGCCCAAGAATAGTTTTCTTATGATGTTTCTCTTATGAATCCATGAGTCAACCATGAGCCTCATGTTCTCAAATAAAGCCCAATTCCTCATTCCAAACTTTTGACTGCAGCAGAACTCTGTGCAGGcgttttttatttctttgattGTCAAGCACCAATCTTGGGCTAACTATTCCtcttgttttattgttgaagaAAATGCCATGACACCATCAAATTGATAGTTGAAAAATGCAAATCAATGGTATTGGTTCATAGTTAGGGTTTCTATGCTTCATGCAAAAagttggaaaaaaaaacaaaacaaaagacaaATTCAATGGATGGGAAATCTATAAATTACCCTATCTCGGTTGGGATTCTCTAGTATTACTAGGGTTGTCAACAAGTAAGATGCAagtaattttgaaatacaGTATCTCAAACCCTATTAATAAGTAGGATAGTTGAATTTGACAATTATCTAACTACttataaaattttctattcGAATTTGAACCTTGATAGCTTACTTATTATCAGGTAAATATCCACACCCgtttaaatatctaattagataaaaaaaaatttagttatttttcaaaatgatGCATTGAAAACTCATAGCTTTGTTTCATTGACATTTTCATGCAATAGTAAGAAAATGAATGTAAAACTTTATTGTAAAATCTACATTtagccattttttttttaaatttaaatgtgtCTCTCGatactttcaaaataaataaataagaattaaaatatgaaatgataaaaaaattcttataaaTGGAAAGATTGATCTATAGAATTTAATACAGCTAAATTaagtattaatttttttagatttttcttaCGAAGttacatttataaaatataaaaaattattaaaataaataaatcaatcaacaaattaatatataattaaataaatttaatacaaaattgaaatattcaaatttcataaaattaatttaattttaatttacaaaaaatgaaaaaaaatagtggACAGGGTATTATTAGcaaagggaaaaaaacaaatatttgtcCACTTAATCTTAATCATTTTTCAAAGCTGACGTGgcaattccatttttctttgtctttagTAAACTTTTTCGTCATTTCCTAcatccaaaattttctttttgcctctctctttctctccccAAAGCCAGAACCTAAAAGGAAGAAAGGTCTCTCTTTTACATGAGAGACCCCAAACAAATACCCAGGaggagggagagagagaaagattgAGAGGGGAACTTCAAAAGCAGTAATTTTCATGCATTCTTAATGAAACCCAGATCCAATTCGAAACCCTAGAGTCCCTAATTGGcgtcaaaatttaaaattttgtgggggaatttttgagttttggtttTCAAATGGCTGAGTTAGGGCAACAGACGGTGGAGTTCTCGAGTTTAGTGAGCCGAGCAGCCGAGGAATCGTTCTTGTCATTGCAAGAACTCGTGGAGAAATCGAAATCAAGCGACCAATCGGATACGGAGAAGAAGATTAATCTCCTTAAGTATATAGTCAAGACCCAGCAACGGATGCTTAGACTCAATGTTCTTGCTAAGTGGTGTCAGCAGGTGAGTTCGACTCGCTTGTGTTTTCCTCGAGCTCACTTAGCTAGCTGGGTTTCACCTTTTGTCTTGCTAAAAGATTTGTGggttttgttgaaattaaagttttctgttttaaaagatttgagttcttttctttcttttttcctttccttttttgttttttttgtgGTAAAAGAATTGTTGGTTTTGCGTTTTAAATCAGTGACTCAGTTAAACTGGTAGAAtctttgtttttagttgtttgattACCGAGCTATTGAAATTGGAActaaagatttattttttaatttaagtgtaatttttcttttgtatctGGCTTTGTAATGTATCTAATTTTAGTGAATCCGAATCCCTTGAAGTGTAGAAATGAGGTACTGTTATGGAATTTCAGCTTAGTATTTGAGAGTCATGGAAGGAGGAGGaagaaatacaaatatttgGAAAACAAATGCTGTGAAAAGTTAATCAAGAGTCAGTTTTGGTTGTTTTAATGCCCATCTCTTATTCAAAAAACTAGTAATGTGCTCAAATAGATTTATAGTGGGAGGACGAAGGTGTAAGAGTTTACCTGACGAATGCTGGAGTATTATGGATATGCTTACTTTTTTACTTCTATTAACCATGCTACGAGTTGCAACGCCTTTTATGACTTCAATGTTCTATGCCAACCCATTAGATCATGCCACTATAGTAGTTGGACTCAGTGTAGCTATCAACTTCAATGGTATAATCCTTCGATATAAGTGTAGACTCTGTGGAAGTTGAATATCATATGAAGATGCACCTTAAGATTTTGCAGGCTTTTGTagtattaattaatgttttaCATCATTTTAATCGTGTTTGTTGGGCCATCAAAGAGCAAGTATCATCTGACTCATTTAAGGAGTTAAACTCTTATGATGTGCTACTACTAAATTGTGTGTGAAAGTAAGTATGTATTTCTGattctttaataaaattcCATTGAGTCTTCTCCACATGGGAATTAATTGACATATTAGCTATATATGTTCATATTTAGCCTTATCTTGTGATGTGCAGGTTCCATTGATACAGTATTGCCAGCAATTGGTATCTACTTTGTCAAGTCATGATACATGTTTCACCCAGGCTGCAGACTCGTTATTCTTCATGCATGAGGGGCTACAGCAAGCTCGGGCCCCTGTCTATGATGTTCCATCTGCTGTTGAAGTCCTACTCACAGGATCATATGAGCGTTTACCAAAATCTATAGAAGCTGTGGGTATGCAAAGCTCATTAAGTGAAGATCAGCAGAAGCCTGCTTTGAGAAAGCTGGACACACTTGTACGCTCTAAATTACTTGAAGTTTCACTGCCCAAGGAAATTTCTGAAGTGAAAGTTTCCAATGGTACAGCTCTGCTTCGTGTAGATGGCGAATTTAAGGTGTTAGTTACTCTTGGTTATCGAGGACACCTATCAATGTGGAGGATTTTGCATTTAGAATTACTTGTTGGTGAGGGAAGTGGGCTTGTGAAACTAGAAGAGATGAGAAGGCATGCTCTTGGTGATGATTTAGAACGCAGAATGTCTGCAGCAGAGAATCCATTCAATACCTTATACTCAGTTCTGCATGAGCTTTGTGTTGCACTTGTTATGGACACTGTGATAAGGCAAGTACAGGCACTTCGACAAGGGAGATGGAAAGATGCTATTCGCTTTGAGCTGATATCTGATGGAGGAAGTGGTGGTTCCACACAGGTGAATCAAGATAATGAATCTGATTCTGCTGGTCTAAGAACTCCAGGATTAAAACTTGTCtattggttagattttgatAAAAACTCGGGTGCTTCAGACTCAGGAGCTTGCccatatataaaaattgaacCTGGACCAGACCTGCAGATTAAGTGTCAACATAGCACTTTTGTTATAGACCCATTAACTGGCAAGGAGGCAGCGTTCTCCCTTGACCAAAGTTGCATTGATGTTGAGAAGCTGCTGTTAAGAGCTATATCGTGCAATAGATATACTCGCCTGCTGGAAATTCAGAAGGAGCTGGTGAAAAATGTGCAGATTTGCCGAGCTACTAGTGATGTTGTTCTCCACTCACAGGCTGATGAACCTGACAGTGAGCATAAAAAGGTTGCTTCCCTTTTATTATGGGTTTATTTGCTGACAACTTACTCAGGAATGTCATAGTAAAGGATCATGCATGAATGGTCATGGAGCCTAAGGACAAAgtttttttcactttacgtCTAACTCTCAATTTAACTGGAGATTTTTATCTCTGTCCTATCTTCAATGGGGAAAAAAGAATCAACCAATTGGACTTGATTGTTTTTAAAAAGGTTTAAATGATTCtttgtatgtatatatgttgtgtataAAAGATCTTgtgtgtttcttttttttttttaaattactgTCACTTACATGTGAAAGTGATGAATTTCCTTATGATGCTGCTCGCAAATTGGCacttaaaaaagaattttgctatttttttcTCCACCAACACAATCCTATATTAGGAGATAGAATATACATGGGCAAAAACTATAGTGTTGTTGTTTCATTACTTTGTCTTTGAAAACCTGCTTTCATCACTATAGTCTGTTGCTCGAGTTTGTGATTCTGGTATCACCGATGATACTTTGTGGTAACTTCTCTTTTCTCCATTTTGTGCTGCAGAAGGATGCTAAGCTTGACAATAAGGAGCATGAGGGGCAAGAAGTATTACGTGTCCGTGCTTATGGCTCATCATATTTTACCCTTGGAATAAACATAAGGTTCTATTCTTTACCCCTTCAAATAATGTATAATTTCCTCTGTGTTTAgtacttgatttttttcactttGCTCTCCTCTACCACATGTGTGCACTTGCCTTTAGTAATCCATTCTCAACATTAGGAACCTATTGATATGaaggaaaaacagaaaagatCAGTGCCCATAGCGTTCACTTCTATGATCTAGTTGATATAGCATTTAGCATTGAGAATGTAATTCCTTGTGTAAGTAATTTAAGATCCAGGTAATTAGTTGCATGTGGAAAGCTATATGCATGCCTGTTTAACTATGGAAGGATTTGGTCACATTCCTAGAAGAGTTTCAGTGGTCCTTGTTTTAGACCATGGTAAGTGTAGGAACTATGGTTCATGCAAGCAGATTCTAAGATTGTTGCTGCGCTTGAAATTTGACGTTCTGCCATTGAAGTGAGGTTGGATTATCTAGCAATTCAGCCTGCAAACATATTTGCTGTGCACTTTGATGAGTGTTGTCTCTGGCTTTCACTAGCACAAGAACCAGTTAACTTGGTTCTTCATTTTCACAGGGCTAATGGAACCTTTCTTTTACTGTAAGGGTTTCATTCATTACTAAAATTTACCGGTTATCCATGAGTTGGGTCCATTCTAGATTGAAAAGTATCTTATATTTTATCAGAAAACTAAGCAACAGTGTTGTTTCTTAACTTAAAATTGGCAAGGGAATTTTACTTGCTTGATCTAGCAAGAAgttcttttaagaaattttatgtttagagATATGTGCATGgttttcaaaatgttttggaagtAGAAGAAGATATTATTATATGAAGTGTTGGAAGAGTTGGCTTTACTGGGATCAAACCTAgcaagaaattttcttttctaggtTATCAGATGTATTATTTCTGCTTTTGCCACTTGAGTATTACTCGTACCTGACTTTCGAGGATGCCCTTCACGCCTCTCTCTCAGAAAATAACAATGGGGCACTTTCAGTTGTACTTGGTGATTCTTTTGCTGCTTCTCACCTTGTtaattttttccatttaatGACTTTTGAGCTGTCATCTTTACACTTGTACTTAGTTGTGTTAATGAGCATGTCTTTGCCTAGTTTAGGATTATTGAAAGTTTGTTTTGGATTGCAGGAATGGCCGCTTTCTTCTCCAGTCATCCCAGAATATTCTCTCACCTTCAGCATTGTTAGATTGTGAAGAAGCTTTAAATCAAGGAACGATGACAGCGGCTGATGTTTTTACTAGCCTGAGAAGCAAAAGTATATTACATCTATTTGCCTCTATTGGCAGATTCTTAGGCCTCGAAGTAATCAACTCCTgcctttttgtttgttgttaCTAATTGCTGTATAGTTGCATTTGTGTTTCATTTGTTTGTTTGCTATAAATTAATGAATCTGGATGTTTGATTCTTGTAGGTCTATGAACATGGTTTTGCTGCAGTGAAGGTGCCCAAGAACCTTGTGAATGGTTCTGCTGTACTGGTAATGGGGTTTCCTGACTGTGAGAGTTCTTATTTTCTGCTGATGGAACTTGATAAGGATTTCAAGCCTCTGTTTAAACTGCTAGAGACTCAGCCAGATCCATCAGGGAAGGGTCCGTCATTTAATGACTTGAATAATGTGTTGCGCATCAAGAAAATTGACATTAGCCAGATGCAGATGCTTGAAGATGAAACAAATTTAAGCATACTTGACTGGGGAAAATTACTTTCATATTTGCCTAATATTGGGGGTCCAAATCAGACCTCTGAACATGGCCTTCTTTCTGAATTCAACCTAGATAGTTCTATGCAGATTTCTGGGGGTCCTTCATTAAGCTTTTCATCAATTGTTGATGAAGTTTTTGAAACTGAAAAGGGGACATCTGCCACTCCTTTTCCTTCTcagaatttttcttcattcagCTCATCTCCTGCTTCTCATCTTGGTTCTGTCCCGATGAATAttcatggtgtaaaagctggAACACCCTCTCCAAAGTGGGAAGTGGGTTTGCAGGTCTCACAGCTTAATAATGTTGCAAAAGTATCAAGTCCAGCCACTCATTATGGTAGTTCATTATATCCATCAAGTGGTCTGAAGGGCTCACTTCAGTCTAGTTCTTTTGGTTCATTGTCTTCTGGTACAGGAAGAGGCACATCTGCGAAGAAGCTATCCACTTCAAAATCTGATCAGGATCTGGCTTCTCTTAGATCTAATCACTCAGTTGAGCTTGGAGCATTGGATGAAGATCAGTTGAGATTGCTAAATGATACTTCAAAGGATGCACTGTCAGCAAGTAGGTCATCTCGACTATTATCTCCACCCAGACCAACTGTTCCTCGAGTCTCTGCACAAATTGCAAAGCCTAATGGACCTAGAAGCTCATCCTCCGCAAATCTAACTGCATCTGTTAGGTTTGCTGGATCAAGCCCTTTGGCTTCACCACCCGTATGTAAGATACCTTCTCTGAGTTCATCCTTTTTCTGGATCTGTCtgtttaaatttgttttatggTTAGGTATAATTGACTGGCAAAATGCACCTTTTGCAGCCCAGGCAGCAGAAACTCCAATTTGTCATGGTACTTCTCATGATGTTGCCAAACATGACAAAAATCCACGAAAGCGTACAGTTTCAGATATGTTGAGTTTGATTCCATCTCTCCAAGGCATAGAGGCTGATGCAGGAATTcgtaagagaaagaaaacctCTGATGTGGCTTACACCCAGCAGCCTTCATCACAGGTGCTTATTTCTACAGAAATGATCAATAAAACTGAAGTATACAGTTATGGGAATCTTATAGCTGAAGCAAATAAAGGGAATGCACCTTCTTGCATCTATGTTTCTGCTCTTCTTCATGTGGTAAGACATTCTTCACTCTGTATTAAACATGCAAGACTAACTAGCCAGATGGAGGAACTGGACATTCCATATGTTGAAGAAGTGGGTCTAAGAAATGCATCCTCCAATATATGGTTCCGACTTCCATCTGCCCGAGGTGATTCATGGCGGCATATATGCTTGCGACTTGGCAGGCCTGGACGCATGTCCTGGGATGTCAAGATAAATGACCAACACTTTAGAGATTTGTGGGAACTTCAGAAGGGAGGTAATAATACACCTTGGGGTTCTGGCGTACGCATAGCCAATACATCTGATGTGGATTCTCATATTCGTTATGATCCAGATGGTGTTGTTCTGAGCTATCAATCTGTTGAGGCAGATAGTATTAAGAATCTGGTGGCAGATATACGAAGGCTCTCTAATGCTAGAATGTTTGCTCTTGGGATGCGGAAATTGCTTGGGGTTAGAGCAGATGAGAAACCTGACGAAGGCAGTGCAAACTCTGATGTTAAAGCATCAGTTGGAGGCAAAGGTGCTGTTGATGTTGCTGATAAGTTATCAGAACAGATGAGAAGGTCTTTCAAAATTGAGGCCGTAGGACTGTTGAGTTTGTGGTTTTGCTTTGGATCAGGTGTTTTAGCTCGCTTTGTTGTGGAGTGGGAATCAGGTAAAGAAGGCTGCACAATGCATGTGTCCCCTGACCAACTTTGGCCTCATACCAAGGTTTGTTTTTctaattctttctttttaaattgaaatttttcctCATCTAGTactttttctcatttattttacctttattttaTACATAAGTTTTAATCATGCTTTTCATTCTGATTTGGTGTTTGAATACAATCCTCCGGTATAATCTCCATGACACATTCATATGTTCTATGGCCTATGCCAGTcctattcattttttattggtATCATTTGTGAGCaacttattaattttcttccatgtttctttttccttatgtaaaattacaaaatgtCTTGGCCTatctttaacttttttcttttttttccctaagAACTTGACTAAGAATGTTAGATGGGCTTAAGATAGTGGCATTTATTCTGAGTTTTTCAGAATTACACTGAATGAAAGGTTACCGGTGCCATCttggttgattttttttttcctgtaaTTGGGTGAAGGGGGATTTGAACTTTGCTTTTAAAGTAGGGAgatcatgcaccaaccaatgagccaaatCTCGGGCTTTGATGCTTGGATGAATACTTTAATACCTTTTACTTTGCTAGCTTTTGGACAAATGGTTGTTATCTTAAAGTTGTTGCATCATTTTGTTGGAAGTGGACTGATATAAAGGTTGATCATTTATGAGCATAAGGAGTTCCCTCAACTGATCAGTAAACCAGTAACCTACATGTATGTGTTTAAGTAGGGTTTCAATGGAAATTTCCTGTGAACTACATTGTAGCAGTGTGTGATAACTTATGAGATGTGGCTTGATAAATATGAATAAGCTAATCTCACATAAGCAATGGGGAATGTTTTTCATCTTAAACACATGATACTTTTTCAACTTTGGAATATAATGTAGATTACTTTGTATTCTGGATAGTACAGGAACTTGGCTTGGGTTCAAATCTAACCTTTCTTGGTTCCAGTTACCTATGATTGCTATAAATGCACTAATTTATTCAGTTGCTTTGTACAGTTTTTGGAAGATTTCATAGATGGAGCTGAAGTTGCATCCCTCTTGGACTGCATTCGGCTTACTGCAGGACCTTTGCATGCTCTTGCAGCTGCAACTCGGCCTGCTCGAGCTAGTCCTGCTCCAGGAGTCCCTGGAGCATCTGCAGCTGTTTCTTCCATGCCAAAACAGTCAGGTTACATACCATCCCAGGGACTTCTGCCAAGTAGTTCAACTACAAATGTTAATCAGGCTGCTTCTGGTCCAGCAGGAAATCCTGTTGCATCTGGTTCCGCAAGCTCTCTGGGAAATCATGGCCTCCATGGGGCTGGAATGTTAGTTGCCCCTCCAGGGAGAGGTGGCCCTGGCATTGTCCCCAGCTCACTGTTGCCCATTGATGTTTCTGTTGTATTACGTGGTCCATATTGGATACGCATAATATATCGCAAGCGTTTTGCAGTTGACATGCGATGCTTTGCTGGAGATCAGGTTTGGCTGCAACCAGCGACACCACCTGCAACACCACCCGCGGGGGGATCTTCTGTCGGAGGGTCCTTACCATGTCCACAGTTCAGGCCTTTCATTATGGAGCATGTTGCCCAAGAATTAAATGGATTAGATTCTGGTTTCACCAGTGGTCAACAAACAGTTGGCCTGGCAAATTCAAACAATCCAAACTTGAATTCAGGTCCACAGCTTTCAGCAAATGGAAATAGAGTTAATCTCCCTACTTCGGCAGCAATGTCTAGGGCAGCAAATCAGGTAGCTGGTTTAAACCGTGTGGGAAATGCCCTTCCAGGATCACCAAATCTGGCTGTTGTGAGCTCGGGATTACCAATACGTCGATCGCCTGGTAGTGGTGTTCCTGCACATGTAAGGGGGGAACTGAATACAGCTATTATTGGTCTTGGTGATGATGGAGGATATGGAGGTGGATGGGTTCCTGTTGTTGCTCTTAAGAAGGTTCTGAGGGGTATTCTCAAGTACCTTGGAGTTCTATGGTTATTTGCCCAGTTACCAGATCTTCTGAAAGAGATCCTGGGATCAATCTTGAAGGAGAATGAAGGCACACTTTTGAACTTGGACCTGGAACAGCCTGCCTTGCGTTTCTTTGTGGGGTAAGATAATGAAAGCTCTAAATTTACAGTCACAATATGTTTCTCTAGTTACCTTTCCCACACGCAGGAAACTTCTGTCTTTAGTTcttgttttctctttatatTGATGAATTTGCTGGCTTTATGTTCAAAGTACATGATTAATTTGGTTGCTTCAATTGCCCTTGGGACCAATAGATGGATAATAATTTATGTACAAGATATGATAATTAGGATTACTTCTAACCATGACCAATATAAAGGTACAGATGCCTAGCATTGAATGTGTCAACCTCCTGTAGAAGTTTCCTGTTGGTTCGCATGGCTAGGTGTGTTTCGACCATCTGAAAATTTGGTTGAATCTATTGTGTCTTGCATTGTAATTCCTGAAAGACAATGAATTCAGTAGAGAGAGTTATGCAGAAGACATGGTGGTCAGTCTTAGGCTATTTTGTGTGCTGATATCACTATGGGAAGACAGGAACTGCTTTCAGATGAGTGTTTGCAGCTTCAAGTTGTAGTATGGGATTTGACTTCCTAACTGACCACATTGTTTCCTTTCCATATGATTattaagcttttttttattataaaaattagaaaatagaaAGATTTCAGCGAACATGGCTAGCTAACCAAATAAAAGTATGGGATGAAAATAGAGATGGAAAAGTATAATATAATTGATTGGGATTCATTTGGCACATAGCCTTGGCTGGATAATGAGACAGTGAAACAGGGGAGGACAGTGCAACATTGTTGATTGTTTGATTTCTTTTGGAATGCTCCTTTCTCTTTAGGCTGATTTTCAGTTATTATATATGGAGGAAATCTGTGTTTGGATAGTCATCTGATTGCTTCTCTTTCTGCAGGGGCTATGTGTTTGCTGTAAGTGTCCACAGAGTTCAACTTCTTCTTCAGGTTCTTAGTGTGAAGCGCTTCAatcagcagcagcagcaacagCAGCAACAAAACAATGCTAATGCTCAAGAGGAATTAACTCAATCTGAAATATGTGAGATATGTGACTACTTCAGTCGCCGCGTTGCATCAGAACCCTATGATGCCTCACGAGTTGCATCATTCATTACTCTTCTCACGTTACCTATATCAGTTTTAAGAGAATTCCTTAAATTAATAGCATGGAAGAAAGGTTTAGCCCAGACACAAGGTGGAGATATAGCTCCTGCACAGAAACCCCGAATTGAGTTATGTCTTGAAAATCATACTGGGGTAAATGTTGATGATAGTTCCGAAAGTTCATCCATGACTAAAAGCAATATCCACTATGATCGACCTCATAACTCCGTGGATTTTGCACTGACCGTTGTACTTGACCCTGCCCATATACCTCATATAAACGCTGCTGGTGGCGCTGCTTGGCTGCCGTACTGCATCTCAGTGAGATTAAGATATTCATTTGGTGAAAACCCCAGCGTGTCCTTTCTTGGCATGGAAGGAAGCCATGGAGGACGAGCGTGCTGGTTGCGTCTCGATGACTGGGAGAAATGCAAGCAGAGGGTGGCTCGAACTGTGGAGGTTAGTGGGTGTACAGCAGGAGATGCTGCTCAAGGAAGGTTGAGGGCAGTGGCAGACCATGTACAAAGAGCACTCATTTGTGCATTCAAGGATTGAGAGATGGTGTGGGCAAAGACGGATTCACAGATCCTAGGAGCCTTTTTTTTGGTAGCATCATGTAACTACaagtttgaagaaaaagttttaCTTGTGTCTAGTGATTTAATTAGCATTTTCTCTGTAAATTTGATTAGTGTTAATATCACACAACTGGCAAGTTCTTTTAAGGAAGTTCTTTTTAGCAATCCTTAGCTCTCAGCCTCAAAGATATTTTCTAAGATTTAAAGCATGATAAAAAGTTATAAGTAGGGTTCTTCTTCAACAATTATGAGGATTCGACTTGAAGATGTGTTACCGCTCCTATCCTTTTCAAAGTGTCCCAAGATTTTTAACTCATTGTGCTTTGGAAGTCCAATTTGTTTGTTTCCTCTTCCAGTCACATAGGGTTTTGATAATGTAATATCAGCCAAATGAAAGTTAATGTCCAAGTTCCTAATACTTTTGTAACCTTAATTATTACGGACTTGAAAAGattatttataagttttttttgaTTATCAAGAACTCGAAGAGTCTTTAAGTATCACGAACTTGAAGAAAATAACACTTTCATAAAGATCTCATAATTATTACGAATTTGAAAATCgtaacatttaaaaaaaaaaaaaaatccttaataTCACAAACTCCAAAAACATAACCTTTAATTATCACGAAATTGAATATGTGAAATCTTTTATCTTGAATCGCTATCCTTTCTGTCAAACCAAAAGCCTCAAAACCCATAAATTGTGTAATATTTTATGTTTCATATTTATCCTCTTTTCTCCCCAACTAAAGGCATATTCCCATAAAATATGCAGTTGACACTTTGGAATTTAGGTTGAATTCTCCAGAGTGATCATCATTCACCACCAgattaaattctttttgtaCTATTCCagataagaagaaaagtgTCACATCCTTTACCCCCTCCCCCTCCCCTTTTTGGTAGTAGATGTatacattacaaaaaaaaaaaaaaacatacagCTTCTCTGcctcctttctctctccaatAACTCATCCCATTcagcaaaatttcaaaaagggGGCTCACCTCACTTTTGTAGAAACAACAAGCTCAACCTTAGACACAGTGTTTAGCAAACTTCTTTATGAATAACCAGAAAGTTCCCACAAAGCAGTCCATTATCAAATTTCaacttgaattaaaatttttctgcAAATGCATCATACACATACCTATCCATCCCTTTTCAATGGTCCCACTTCCCACTATCCCAgagacaaaaagaaagaaagcgaGTTCCCACCActcagtatttttttttttttgggtcaTCCTCCACTCACCCAGCTATGGATATTAGAAGAGGAAAACATCAATGAAAcctttgaaaagttttttttttcccttgacTACACCATGGAGTGTAACATCAAGATGCCTttccaagtttttttttcaagataGGCATGGAAAacactcctttttttttctttgcttttggAACAAAACTGGAAAAAAGAAGGATGGAAAAGGTTGCACTGACTTGATTGATGTTGCCAATGAGTGTTCCAAAGATTGGACCAAAGCACGAAATAGCCATCGCGTGTGAGTACAGGACAGGACTATTACAGGATTTGGGACCCCAAAATGCACGGTAAGGAGTCATTTTTACGGGCATGCACACGCGGTTGCATCATGCTGTTGTTTTGC from Theobroma cacao cultivar B97-61/B2 chromosome 5, Criollo_cocoa_genome_V2, whole genome shotgun sequence carries:
- the LOC18600190 gene encoding LOW QUALITY PROTEIN: mediator of RNA polymerase II transcription subunit 14 (The sequence of the model RefSeq protein was modified relative to this genomic sequence to represent the inferred CDS: inserted 1 base in 1 codon), whose amino-acid sequence is MAELGQQTVEFSSLVSRAAEESFLSLQELVEKSKSSDQSDTEKKINLLKYIVKTQQRMLRLNVLAKWCQQVPLIQYCQQLVSTLSSHDTCFTQAADSLFFMHEGLQQARAPVYDVPSAVEVLLTGSYERLPKSIEAVGMQSSLSEDQQKPALRKLDTLVRSKLLEVSLPKEISEVKVSNGTALLRVDGEFKVLVTLGYRGHLSMWRILHLELLVGEGSGLVKLEEMRRHALGDDLERRMSAAENPFNTLYSVLHELCVALVMDTVIRQVQALRQGRWKDAIRFELISDGGSGGSTQVNQDNESDSAGLRTPGLKLVYWLDFDKNSGASDSGACPYIKIEPGPDLQIKCQHSTFVIDPLTGKEAAFSLDQSCIDVEKLLLRAISCNRYTRLLEIQKELVKNVQICRATSDVVLHSQADEPDSEHKKKDAKLDNKEHEGQEVLRVRAYGSSYFTLGINIRNGRFLLQSSQNILSPSALLDCEEALNQGTMTAADVFTSLRSKSILHLFASIGRFLGLEVYEHGFAAVKVPKNLVNGSAVLVMGFPDCESSYFLLMELDKDFKPLFKLLETQPDPSGKGPSFNDLNNVLRIKKIDISQMQMLEDETNLSILDWGKLLSYLPNIGGPNQTSEHGLLSEFNLDSSMQISGGPSLSFSSIVDEVFETEKGTSATPFPSQNFSSFSSSPASHLGSVPMNIHGVKAGTPSPKWEVGLQVSQLNNVAKVSSPATHYGSSLYPSSGLKGSLQSSSFGSLSSGTGRGTSAKKLSTSKSDQDLASLRSNHSVELGALDEDQLRLLNDTSKDALSASRSSRLLSPPRPTVPRVSAQIAKPNGPRSSSSANLTASVRFAGSSPLASPPVSQAAETPICHGTSHDVAKHDKNPRKRTVSDMLSLIPSLQGIEADAGIRKRKKTSDVAYTQQPSSQVLISTEMINKTEVYSYGNLIAEANKGNAPSCIYVSALLHVVRHSSLCIKHARLTSQMEELDIPYVEEVGLRNASSNIWFRLPSARGDSWRHICLRLGRPGRMSWDVKINDQHFRDLWELQKGGNNTPWGSGVRIANTSDVDSHIRYDPDGVVLSYQSVEADSIKNLVADIRRLSNARMFALGMRKLLGVRADEKPDEGSANSDVKASVGGKGAVDVADKLSEQMRRSFKIEAVGLLSLWFCFGSGVLARFVVEWESGKEGCTMHVSPDQLWPHTKFLEDFIDGAEVASLLDCIRLTAGPLHALAAATRPARASPAPGVPGASAAVSSMPKQSGYIPSQGLLPSSSTTNVNQAASGPAGNPVASGSASSLGNHGLHGAGMLVAPPGRGGPGIVPSSLLPIDVSVVLRGPYWIRIIYRKRFAVDMRCFAGDQVWLQPATPPATPPAGGSSVGGSLPCPQFRPFIMEHVAQELNGLDSGFTSGQQTVGLANSNNPNLNSGPQLSANGNRVNLPTSAAMSRAANQVAGLNRVGNALPGSPNLAVVSSGLPIRRSPGSGVPAHVRGELNTAIIGLGDDGGYGGGWVPVVALKKVLRGILKYLGVLWLFAQLPDLLKEILGSILKENEGTLLNLDLEQPALRFFVGGYVFAVSVHRVQLLLQVLSVKRFNQQQQQQQQQNNANAQEELTQSEICEICDYFSRRVASEPYDASRVASFITLLTLPISVLREFLKLIAWKKGLAQTQGGDIAPAQKPRIELCLENHTGVNVDDSSESSSMTKSNIHYDRPHNSVDFALTVVLDPAHIPHINAAGGAAWLPYCISVRLRYSFGENPSVSFLGMEGSHGGRACWLRLDDWEKCKQRVARTVEVSGCTAGDAAQGRLRAVADHVQRAXHLCIQGLRDGVGKDGFTDPRSLFFGSIM